ATGTCTTGGTAAAGTATGGTAGTATGAACTTTTAtgtaaacaattaaaaagaaaaaagaaaaaatctggaACCTAAACATAAAGTACCAGCAAAGTAAAACACATATTAGAGCATTATCCcttaaatatttcaaattctgTAATATTTTCACATGGTTTAACTGTGAGGTACAACTACATTTACTCACGACTGGTTCTTTTGTGCATATTGTTCCTATATAAATAATTTTTCACATGCATAGTATGAGGAAAACCAGAGAATGGAAGATGTGTACATACTTATCATtatgcagtatttatttaaaacaatcttttttattttatttttttcacataatgATGTCTGCAACTCTATGGTTTAGTCATGTATGTCACTATTCCAGTGAACACAGCTGTCGTGTACATAGTACAAAATAAGTAAAGGGAAACAACAATTGGAAAAGGGCAATTGGGCCTGAATGTGACACCAATATAAAAACTTAATTAATTCTGGTGATGGTATTTAACactgataataaaacaaatctttacaGAAATTTGCactggtgtttttttattatttttattttctaattttaagttattttattatttcatgtttaaCAGCTCTATTAGCTCTTTTGTAAACCCAGCTTGTATTACCCTATGTGTAATGTCTTTTACAATAATAACAGAAGGCtcagggtcattgtcctgcttcAATAGTTAACCCTTATTCAATGAATACTTCTCTGAATTACATATTTTGGTGGCTATGCCTGTTTGTACATGACAGCTGTCATGGGATCATCAATGTTCCCCAGTTCATTAACCCCATTCTAAGAAATGCAATGCATGTACTATAgcttttgtgtgttttctgtacATAATTAAAACTAAGGgccagaccaaatcaaaccctgatcgctcttgcaaaaatatcgctagtttccatatcgcattttctttatcccgaaaccaaaactagccatttccaatccgcaAAAGGGGCAGAGAGAAGTTTCGCAGTAGGAGGGACcgccgaaagcaacatgaaaacagctgttgaccaatccccagccggtaacatgcgaaaaggcaggcaaagacagccagggcagaaaaaaataaaataaaaatctgtgttatactactgtttcatttgaatatcagttaatgctattacatacaactacgactactagtaataataatacaaatatgtttattaataataataataataataataataataataataataataataataataatctacttttatttttattgtgtaaaatattgaaaaatacggaCGTGactttgaaagaaaacacacacacacacagcaattacCTCGTTTCCATGACGTCTGCAGTatcgtgctgcattgttctgtcactgttatgaaagcgtgccacattgttttcatgatttttgtaaaaatccataccgtgccctggcttgtgtcagcaccatgcaatgccagcatcctcatacccgactggcacggtgctgcccagagccctgttgtgcacaaggcCGTATAGTAACTGCACAAGAACTAATGTCGGTTAACAAAGAAACTCTGTGCaagtattataaaattaaaatgctgttaaaaaacaaaacaaaacaaaaaaaaaacaaggtaacACTCGCCAGGATGAGTACCGGTACATATTATACAAAAAGAAGTCGAATTAAATGCTATCAAGTGccgtgaaaaaaatatatatatattaataatttttttaGACGGACAGAGTTGGgtagttgtattttattattaccgtattattattattattattattattattattattattattattatatttcttctgtcgaaaacttaaagcaaataaaaaaaactgtatatgtTTCGAGGGGACAGCTTGGCATGCTGACAAGGTATAGCCAAAATCTAATTTGTGCTCCCTTGTGCTGGAACGGTGGGCTTGTTCTAACATGCCAAGAATTTGGGCTTcatgtaatgtttctgtgtaggcctacatgttgaagtactttacgagagtaaccaaatgttaaaaactaaaagttcatatctttaaagtggttaaaatATTCATACGTTatttattagtattctagtttgtttacatttgctagccttgagtttgatcgaagttcaatgtaatggagcactgtgcctttaagaaattaaTGCTTTGAACAGAagtaggtgacgtcacagatgacgtgcgagtatgtccatggacttaaaaataaaaatgtacagaaataaaagaaaatatatctaaaaagctttaccatcactgaaatagacactgcttcaagcaaacctctcCGTGAGTAGAAcagagtttattgtttgtacggattaaagaaataatatgtattgctttattaaacatttaactcgaactggtgcaaaaaaaagtagtaaagaagaaaacggtcttgtgtgtgtttcatttaagggtgcaacaaataaaacatataataatatttgatactgtaaattattaattttaaattattcagtgttgtgtgcaagtgttggTCAGTGGAGCATCTTGAGGCAtgtactatttttttgtttttttttgttttttttagcaaatacCAGGAtgtttactatttgcttaatatgCAATAGTTTTCGACAAGTTCAAAGTTGACTATccggtcctgcgaaagtcttgcgatgtgatttatagctggaattgagtagatttggtcgggcgatagcaaaccactcccccttctcaacccacttgtagtcaacaagcgatagctgctttttgaagggcgaaaagggcttgttttggttctgcaagatttcgcttggaatttttcttgtgttttattaccacGAATGCTTTCGCGTCCTTGTGTgttaagtgctaactttgatttggtccagccCTAAGTGCCATTGATTGTTTctgagaaaaatacattttagttataGTAAGATACTGTATGGTTTCAGATAACAATGCATTGGgtcatttcatgttttattgtttgggTTTTTGCCATCTATGTATGGCCCAAGTTTACTacaattttttttgtgttgttataAGTAGACAAACTAAATTAGCTGCTGTTAGGTGCCTCAATTACAAACTCATCTGaacatttaaaatgtgaactaGGCCAATGACACAAAAGCCTGGTTGgttaggcatgaaggcagagggtgctaagaatcactgggttacgattttaggctgccacagaTCATTGACCCTGGCTACGTACAACTGCAGATttctttcaggtgaagcaagacttcaagagttggaagaagaacttggaagaatcaagtgggacatcATGGGACTTAGCGAAGTACAGCAAAAAGAcgaaggactactagaactcaagagtggacgTGTTCTACCGAGGCACTACAGACGGACAAACAGGAGGAgttggattcattgtccacaagagaatcaaAGATAACATAGCAGAGATTGACAGCGCATCAGAGAGGTCTgcaagactgatagtgaaagtttcaaagaagtatgaacttcaggtcatccaagtatatgcaccaacaacaagctattcaGATGAAGAAGTCAAAGATTTTTATGAAGTACAAGAACTGCATGAAAAAGGGAAgagccactataagttcatcatTGGTATCTTCAACGGCAAAATAGGAATCCAGCAAGAGGACGAAAAGTCGGTCTGCAAATTTGGCCACGGCGACAGTGGCGACAGACTAGTCaaatttgcagagaacaagaacttattaatcatgaacaccttcttccagaagaaacccatcaggaaatggacatggagGGGACCTAacggagtgaagaatgaaattgactacatactcacTAATAAGAAGCACACcgtacaagatgtctcagtactaaacaattttaacacaggaagtgagcaCAGATGTGTaaaatgcaaaatacacctaaacacagcactggagaaagCAAAACTCGTGATGACGAAATCCACCACAATCAacgtagaaatgctccagaagcaaagcctggtgtttcaactggaactgagGAATAGATTCAgcgctcttcaagatctgcaaaaagatgaagcaatcgaGGTAACAGAAACTGTGAAGAAGTGACACAAAAttacagaaacagcaaaaaacattgctGGAACACAGGGTACACCAGAAGATCACACAAGTGACAAAAGACCTCATGAAGAAaggaagggaaatgaaacaaactgCATCTCTGACGTCAAAGATAGATTACATTGAGTTCTGCAAGACAGTAAGTAAGCGCATTACTGAGGATATACGGTTGTTCAGctgtaggttggtagagaaaactattgaaaacaaccgaagcatgaagaaagcaaaacaaagactaattgtctggaaaaaacagattttagcaatcaaacaagaggacagGACTGCCATCAGAActgcaaattgattttgaagagagtcgaaGACTTTTATAGAAAATGATATCAAGAGGAAAATAGCAATGTAGCAGATGATGAAGACGAGACAGAAAAACGCAACCTGAGGAAGAAGTTCCAGGCATTCTaccggaagaagtgaaacatgctgtcaaacatatgaagacaggaaagacACCCGGAGAAGACAGCATAACGATTGACATTGGGGGTACTTcggtgatacttttacataagaaaggagataaagaagacctcaagaactacagacctattagcttGCTTCCTATAATATACAACATgtttaccaagatactcaccaacagacttcaagataaaatcaggaagcaggattcaggagtggatttagcacaatggatcatcttcaagcagcagtgtggagtagggcagcagtgtggagtagtggttagggctctggactcttgaccggagggtcgtgggttcaatccccagtgggggacactgctgctgtacccttgagcaaggtactttacctagattgctcctgtaaaaacccaactgtataaatgggtaattgtatgtaaaaataatgtgatatctgtataatgtgaaataatgtataatgtgatatcttgtaacaattgtaagtcgccctggatgaggcgtctgctaagaaataaataataataataataataataaaggtgtacggcaagtgattcaaaccagcaacgagtacaaactaccactttgcttggatTCATCGACTACgaaaaaagcctttgactctgtttacacgaGATCTGTATTAGGCtgtctgaaaaaacaaggaattgagaaaacatacagagacttgatcagcaccatatacaagaatgcaacatccataGTAagactccacaggcaattgaagtcaatgggatcaagcttgaagaagtcaataactacataTACTTGGGACAGTTAGGGTTCAGCaccggagaaccaaatgtgcaaaatcaacagaagagcaaaaaagTCAATTAGGACTTAGACATACATGTGATAACAGTGGAGATACACTATGTACAGGGTGCAGTAACTGCTGTGACATTATAAGGCCACTTTCAAAAGGAAAGTCAATTCCCCAAAAGATGTGATATAAAAATGGCTGAGAAAGAATACGTGGCAGGTTCTATTCTGAAAACATGTTACTTCAATTTGCAATTTCCTCACAAAACCCTCAAATAAAAAACACGCAATAAACAATTTGAGAGTATTTAAGCTATGGTCCCCGAGGGGGGTATAGGGTCTGACAGGCAGCATAGAACTTTTGCAGAAGATGGTTCTTGTCTTTtatatatttcttcataattaccaccttacttggtaaatgttgacaattactggtaaaacttaagatttaccagattctgacttttaccataacagctatatatatatgcCTTCCTGACATATAATCCAAACAATGCTTTTATAATAAAAAGAGAAACTAAAACTTAAAGTCTAAATTCTATAAGTGTGTAAATTGTCTGTACCATTTTCATTATAAACATCAAAGAAAGACTAAACAAGGCGTTTTCAGCATGGTACAGATTGTAACCATATACCCCAAATAAATCACACATTTTTTGTGACATTGACTTTAAAATGAGGCTGTACAAAACAATATAGTTTGTAAGAGACACATTTAGGTATGATTAGCAGTGACTCATCACTCTGACAGTGGTGACACACAAGCAGAtaatctgtattttaaaactcATGAAACCACAGACACCAACATTATCGGAAGATATCCTGGAAGTTCCTCTTTCAGACTTATGACATTCACCTTGTTTATTTCACTGGAATAAAGAAGTATGATTCAGATTGAACTACTTTTAATAGGAATTCAGATAGAATGGAGAGTGCTCAAGCCATTGGGCTTATCTTGGAAAATGCTTTAGTTCTGTCAGAGAGTACTGTATGTCCCTGGATCTGCAGATTATTTtgataataaaatgaagaaaGAGTGTAATGGGTATCTTATGAGAAGGAGGATTTGCAGAACCTAATGAACATTTGACCAGTAAGCAGACAGGTAAGGAAACAGCTATGGCAATTTCATTAATATCAGACTGCCACCGTTTACTAGTATAAGCTTGATATTCAGCAGGTTCTTTATTTTTCAAGTCTTTCAAACTCTAATGTGTAACATGTGGAAATAACTTCCTCTGTGAAACAGATTGCTCCATAGGTCAGCTTTAATTTACAAATGACTAACAATAGGGCTTGGAAACGTTTACTTGTAATTCTAGTTACtttttgaaattattttctttaaattgttaaatacataattacttGAATCCAGACAAAAAATGCAAGatcacagatttttaaaaaatgcatcacagtatctaaaactgtttaatgattaacatttacattaccgtagcttgtctcgttcactttgtttttgctgcattttcgtcatgtgaaattggaggaaacgctgtgtaactgcacaatcaaGACAGACTGACATGCGAGAAAAAAAAGGCTGTGatgaataatcaaataaattgtaacactgaagagatgggctttgtatcagaaaactggtgacggagtcggaaatagcatgtgacgggtaagtgcattcatttgttacattacatatataatgggaattgatttgtttcttaatacaaggatggtaaaatgCGACTGAAGTGTATCTGAGTGTCCATAATCTTAGTGCTGACTGTAGTTATTGCGAGACTGCTTTTTGTCTGTAGTTTGTTTTGATATTAAACTCTTTATTATAACTTTAACCAATGTAAGTACACTACACAGAGTTGTGGACATCTAAAGACATGGGTAGTAGTGTTATTTTTCTATACTAGTGATTCTTTGGGCCTGATTTGCCAACAGTAAACCTTTTATCAGTATGTTGACAAAATATTATGGTAACATCTCACTTGTGCTGTCTGTTGACTGTGATGAACACGTTTCAGTTGAATAGATGGCTTCGGCTTTCCTTATTGTTTTTGATCCAATCCGTGTGAAAAGGCTGTATCCTTCCTGTGGTTTCCTCAAATAAAAAGCAAACCCAATCCCCATCAGCTCTTAGGAAGACGACTAAACTGAAAACTTTATCAGGTAAGTACAGTAGATTTGTCATTCCAGTCAGATATTCTGTTGGGTTGTCATTGACATTGGCAAGAAATTAATGTTTCAGCAACAAATAAGTGTTGTGAACACATTTACTTTGACAGGATGAAAATACTAAGGAGAATAGCAAAAAAAGGGTTATAACTGAAACTTATTTATGAACCTGCTGCATATATAcctgttggttgtttttttttatttattttgtaatacctTATAATTGTATAATACTGTATGGCCTAATTTAAAGATCATGTTGTTTACAAATCCACCATATAAATTATGCTTTAGagtttgaataattaattaaattaaaaaatgaatttagctttgttattacagtaataaaaaataaatggcaacATTAACAATACACCCcattgcatttttgtaaataaaaaaaagtctttttttgtAACGACAAGTCATAACaattatatattgtgataaactATTGAATTTGATTGTGACTTGTATATTAGACTTTTTATGATGagaacaaacataaaacatattgTGTGCATGTATACAATAAGAAAAATATTGATTTCAAAACGATCAGTCAAGTCACCTCCACATGTTGTGTGTGCTGCTTTTTGCATCATTTTACCACAAGACTTTTGCAACACAGCGTCAGAAGCGTTTCAGCAAAGAGAAATCATTATGAAACAGCTGCTTTTATTGCCTAATAACTCAGTTATAAAGACATTCCAAAAAGAGCCTAAACAAAGTTGTATGAACAGGGGAAGGGATTCAACCTGTTACAATAtggaacaaaaaataataatagccggaaattaatttgtattatttatttaaaataaatatttgttactattattattattattattattattattattattattattattattattatttggtctttttttaaaagtcactATATTGATGCAACATTATAATTAAATCCTAGTATTACTGTAGTTACTTTTAGGAGCAGTTCAATTGTTCTGACAAATTCCTTGCTGTTAaaattattatatatgtttttttaaatctgtctttGTCCTTGCAACCTTTGCCAAATACAGCTCTACAACTTTAAATGTGCCTCGCCAAAAACATTCCAGAATATGACTGTGTTTAATGAACTGTATCAAAACAACAGTTTTTGAAGTTGATACAGTATATAGAAAATTTAGGATTAGCAAATGTGTACTCTGTAAAGCAACATGATGACAAAAGTCAAATTGTCTAGctatccattaaaaaaataatatgatgatcagaaatgtgatttttttttctttctctctcttcagtTTGTCTCAGAAACAGACACCATGCCACTAAGAATAGCTGTGGCTCAGGCTTGGGCCGTTGCCTTGGAGCTGTACACCACAAACACCTTGCCTGGCTGGAGGAACAAATTGTGTCTCTTTGTCATTTGTTTCTTCTTGGGTCTGGTTTTTGGTGGCCTTCTCTTTTTGGGATTGCATCTGTCAGTAGGGTACACTTCTCTTGTGTCCTTATACATTACGTCTGCCATGATAGTATTAGTGactgccattttgtttttttttaaacaagcaaggtGTTTCAGTATGCTTTTCCTTGTTTCCTGTGGAATGCAGCAAGGTAGAAATATCCTCATCACAGCTGGGACAGGCGTAGTGATTGTTTCGAATGTCAGAAACACCTTCAACAACCTTCATGGCCTTGCCAAGAGTATGATATGCAACCTGGAAGCAAAGAAATTATCCATCGATACTACTCCTGTTGGCAAATATATTGGAGTGATTAAATGGATTTACGATCAAACAAAAGTGTTTAGTAATCTGTTGGACCTTGTTACGTTTACACCCGAGTTTCATATCGAACATACAATTTCTACACACGACTTgaaagaaaaactacaaaatgctgAGCAGCAGGTGAAAGAGGTTTCCGAAAATGTATCTAAAATCATGGACACGATGTCCTCCATTGGTCAAAAAGTTCTACCAGCGCTGGGTGTTTTTTTAGTTCTGATCAGCACAGTGTTTTACATCCGAAAATACTACTTCAATAAGAAGTTTGAGAACACATTCATCACACCGCGGTTCATCCGGTTTGATAAGAAACAAAAGGCAGATGGAAAGCCCCACATCCTTCCACTCACCAAGAAGGAGAGAAAAAAGTATGTCACCATCCCCTCGCCCCGCTTATCGGGCAAGGAACGGAAGCGCATGGGGGTGTTTCTCATTCCTGTTCTAACTCACACCTCTGTCTGGGCTTTTTTCATGGGGGTTGATGCTCTTCTCTACTGGCTGATTTTAACAATAAGCAAACACCTCGAGGGCGTGCCTCCAATTATGGTTGCTTTGAGGATGACAATGGATGTAAGTAATGTAAAGTGTGAAGTTACCTTTGCAACAAAGCTGCATACCTATTAGGGTGACTAGGATATTTAAATTAGACTTGTCCTTGTATTGAGATCCTGGCTACACTTTGCAAATATTCTGTTGGACctcaaaaaaacaatattaaagagGCAGAGGTATAATGTAATTATAACCAGCCTTTGTTGAATCTATTTCATAACACACTAGTTTTCTAACATTTTCCTATTAGATAGATTTAGAAGTTCATCTTTTGCAGAGGAAATTTTAGGGCAAAAAATAGAAATGATGCTCACTTCCTATTGGTGACTCATGTTGTTCTAAACCAAGACACAAACAATTACCCAATAATACAGGTATTAACATAACATGacataattatatacagtactttacccTGAACACATTGAACATTGGCCCATTGGACAGCTTTTTTGGAATGAAATGTGccacaaaataaattatattgtaaGTAATTGTATTAAATTTTGCTTAAAAAGGTAacctacagtacaatatattGTGAGAAAAAGGTTCCCAAAATTTGACTGGTGTTTTATGGGCTTTAGATTCCAGTGTTTAACttgttttgctttgattttgttcaAACAGAAGGAAAACCGAGTATTTGGTATCATTCCTGAAACATCCAGTTCTGAGAGTCAGGATTTTTCATACAATGTGACTTTGTTTGAAAAGAAATGTATCCCAAAACCAACGCTTTTAATCCAGAACTCATCAATCCCACTCGTTGCAATAATTCTCATTTTAATGCTGCTTGGGTTGATGTCTGCCAAATTAACGGAGCTGAAACTACTGGTTGTATCATCATTTTACCCTGACAATGAAGATGAGCGCATTGAATACTTGCATACCAAAATACTCAAGAAGAGATCCAAAAAGAGGCTGAAACCTCTTAAAAGCACATTGATTGTTTTTGCCAAAAAGGTAAGTTCCAGCAAGTCTTCAACAGTAATCAATTAGATTGGACTGTGATTCTTTTTTTATCTtatattttataacttttttttttgtttcttgcatTCCAAAAAGTAAAATTAAGGCCATGGTTAATTCTATGCAGGGACCAACAAGCTTCAGTGAAAATAGGAATCTATTCAATAATGGTTAAATACTTTAATGTCATAAATTGAGTATTAATGAACAACAAACCAAGGGAGGATCTAGTAATTTCAGGGTAAGGTTTAAAAcgtaccgtaaccctggttccctgaaagagaagatgaccaccaaaacatacttatgggatatgcctgcctattagtaggtattactgagctttttgtatcagagctgccgataggccccttcctgagGTGACagcctcggtcccgcctactgagggattaaacagtcaacccaccCAGTCAACCCACGGAAGTTCTCTTTTTACATCGAACCCATGAGCTGGTGG
The Acipenser ruthenus chromosome 3, fAciRut3.2 maternal haplotype, whole genome shotgun sequence genome window above contains:
- the LOC117435741 gene encoding dendritic cell-specific transmembrane protein-like, translating into MPLRIAVAQAWAVALELYTTNTLPGWRNKLCLFVICFFLGLVFGGLLFLGLHLSVGYTSLVSLYITSAMIVLVTAILFFFKQARCFSMLFLVSCGMQQGRNILITAGTGVVIVSNVRNTFNNLHGLAKSMICNLEAKKLSIDTTPVGKYIGVIKWIYDQTKVFSNLLDLVTFTPEFHIEHTISTHDLKEKLQNAEQQVKEVSENVSKIMDTMSSIGQKVLPALGVFLVLISTVFYIRKYYFNKKFENTFITPRFIRFDKKQKADGKPHILPLTKKERKKYVTIPSPRLSGKERKRMGVFLIPVLTHTSVWAFFMGVDALLYWLILTISKHLEGVPPIMVALRMTMDKENRVFGIIPETSSSESQDFSYNVTLFEKKCIPKPTLLIQNSSIPLVAIILILMLLGLMSAKLTELKLLVVSSFYPDNEDERIEYLHTKILKKRSKKRLKPLKSTLIVFAKKLDFWFPVFSFFRKQEDDRNTLELD